In Rickettsiella endosymbiont of Aleochara curtula, one genomic interval encodes:
- a CDS encoding TcdA/TcdB catalytic glycosyltransferase domain-containing protein, whose product MLNSNSAPPSEIFFIWLGGPLPKKYLVTLLKLATFARASNFKLTLWVDHTSNYYKSIDKYMSELDLSVQNTFIQINDLNELKQAMLSDEFFLEKNDPTEINKDRKMGAFTRSSDRFSDLWQSVDREMIGANNLAAASDILRYIILYLKGGYYFDTDTKFKFDQKDNHTFESLNHCC is encoded by the coding sequence ATGCTCAATTCTAATTCTGCACCTCCCTCAGAGATTTTTTTTATCTGGTTAGGTGGTCCCTTACCTAAGAAATATTTAGTTACGCTATTAAAGCTTGCGACATTTGCTCGAGCTTCAAATTTTAAACTAACTTTGTGGGTCGATCATACCTCAAATTATTATAAATCCATAGATAAGTACATGTCTGAGCTGGATTTGTCTGTGCAGAATACATTTATACAAATTAACGATCTGAATGAATTAAAGCAAGCGATGCTAAGCGATGAATTTTTCCTCGAGAAAAATGATCCAACTGAGATCAATAAGGATAGAAAGATGGGTGCGTTTACTCGAAGTTCGGACCGTTTCAGTGATCTTTGGCAGAGTGTTGACAGAGAAATGATTGGTGCAAACAATCTTGCAGCGGCTTCTGATATATTGCGGTATATCATCCTTTATTTAAAAGGAGGGTATTATTTTGATACCGATACGAAATTTAAATTTGATCAAAAAGACAATCATACATTTGAGTCTCTGAACCATTGCTGTTAG